The Silene latifolia isolate original U9 population chromosome Y, ASM4854445v1, whole genome shotgun sequence sequence caatcacaattacaatcacaatcatcatatcaaacaactaattacaaagacatcaccaatatcccattatgggactaataccgagtaggaaatcctacctggaaagcacaacacgcagacggtatctgtttgtctcaaaacgcctcttctatgaactctcctcctaccatacaacacatagatactactattcaattactattcataaaaacccccaaatcctaaattagggtttcactaatcttaacaaaacattatataaattacattaaaagcttaccctcgacgcaaggaatccaacgacacgaactacgatgcaaaccgaccgtctgaactccgggaattgtcaagaacgcgattaggaagaagacaaattgctttctctcttaaacaggttttaggttttgtaaaaagtgatttagaacaatgccgaatatgtttatataccttaatcgcgtaattaacaaaacccgagaaaactccccgataaacctaggacactcgatcgagtaccccctactcgatcgagtgccccaactactcgatcgagtgcccaacagtcagaaactatttatctgcgcaacttgcccttactcgacagagtaagggctactcgatagagtacccccaagactataaatacggagtattacagtttggTCGTGAAATTTCACAGAGATAAGACAATGGCTCGAGCTAGTGAAAGCATGATGCACAAACTGCATATTTGGATAGATATTAATCCAAGTAAGAGAGGCTAATGCCCTATCAAGGATTTCAAAAACATTTTCAGGTCCACTTTTCTTTTTTCGCCATGTAAAAAAATCACCAGAGAAAGGGAGATCTACGGAATCTGTGTTGCTTAAAAAATTAATTAATCTTAAACAACGTGCATTAGTGACCTCTGCACCCCCTTGTTTTTCACTAGGACTCTTAATTTCGTTCAGATCTCCTAATAATAAGAAAGGCATATCGAGCTCGACGACAACATTTTGGAATTCACTCCAAAATTCTGGCTTATCGGCGGGTTCTGCGGGAGCATATACAAAAATAAGGCAAAAATTCACATGTTTTGTTAAGTCGCACACTTTACAAGCAATGAATCTTATTGATTTAAAGATGACAGATATTGAAAAATTCATGGAGATAGTTTGTTTCCAAAGTAACCAAATACCACCCGATAAACTACACTTGGCATAAAATCACATTGATTAAATCCCAAATTGGTTATCAAATGTGGTTCGGGTTTATTAACTGATTTAGTATCACAAATAGCTAAGATTTTAATTCCATTTGAAGAACAAAAGAAATTAATTTCTTCACAAAAGTTCTTTCTTTTAGTACCCCTAGTATTCCAAAAGGCAATATTCATGGTTTAACAAAATTAAAAACATCGAGCAAGATATGAAAACACCCACTATACGGGCAttaaccaaaaataaataccatgACATTAAGTTTCGTTCATGTTGGTCAAGTTTCCATCAATCAAGGTTGTGAACCTTGTACAACCTTGCATTAGTTAGTTTGATGCTTATCCATGAAACTCCAACTTATACATGACGTTAAATCCCCTCTTTTTAAAAGGACCAAATTGTTTTTTGAGACATTCAAATCAATTTACTAACATTTCTACATTAAGAAATAACTCAAAAAAACACTCTCATGTTGAGTATGGACACAACTTCTTTCACATATGTTTCAACTCCTAAAAATTTTTGGCCCaaagcaaatgaaatgaatcAAAGTAAAAGGGGGTAAAATTCAAGCGAACTGTCATCACCCCCAATGTCATGTTCTAGACATTATTGAATTTCGCACCATAGCCGTCAAcagaaactctaacaagtctattttcatatttttacACTACAGAGGTCTCGGCGACTGAAAAAATAATATGAGCAGAGCATTTGTTTGCCATCCATCACTAAGCCATATGACACGACGAAGGCCTTAATATAACCAATTGGAAGAAAGATGACACCGACCGCTTGAAACGTTCCATATGGCTTTGGTTTCATTGATTCGAGTTCGGCCAACTTTTCTTGTAAAGTGGAGTCTTTCCAATTGTTTTCAGAAGCCACCCTCAAAAGAGCATCCCTCTTTCTCTCCATTATGTTTCTTTCTGCTTGATTGTGTGTCTATAAGGAAAAAGGCAGCAGACATTAGATATCTTTCATGAGCTCTGATAAACACACTGCAAGTTCTGCAATTACCAGTGTAACCAAAACATATTACACATAATGCCCATAAATAAAGCTGTTGCTTTCTAGAGTTCCTAAGATGCATCTAGACGTCTAGAACAGCCATTCTACCTAATACCTGTTAGCAGAAATTTGAGAGGATGCACATCATAATTATACTTTACTGATCGATAATATTTCGGAAGATATTCTTGATTTACTAGttttcttgcatattaaaataatttgtgataaatttcacaataaaatggaatatagacatatagtacatcgttcatgtctaagattttatgtatgccgcatgaccaacaaataattcccgttaacataatattgacataacaaataattcccgttaacatgatacttggactgataatttttagaatttgttcattaatacctgtttgttttcaattggtcaatgaaaacaataatatctactgtGCATagtcaactcaatgatgcaacaaatctccttctttcgaataacaaccataatggTTAGGGCTGCTTATGCCCCCCCCTCCCtctatagcaatagtcttggcccccatcttcACATTTGtaacaaaatctttcacgcatacccctatttttcttccctattacacacacatgatctaaaacaatctcatccattgaaagatcgatccttgtctccaaaacttatctcaaatttatccaaccaagtgaaaaactaaactcctacttctagaaaaatccatcatccaatggaaactaactcttacactcgacaatgttgttttttaggaaaataaaacaaatttgaagtttatatatatgtatatatatatatatatatatatatatatatatatatatatatatatatatatatatagggggtGATCCCGTGCGAACTAACTTTacggtacgaaccgtacgaaccaaCCCATTATACATGTTATCTTTTCTTACGCGCTTCTATCTTCTTCCACAAAACAAGAAACAGCTTCCATGGTTCTCTTCTTCAACCTCTCGCGATTCTCTTCTTGGTAAACTAGTTTCTACCATCACTATCCTCTACGAAACAAGCTTCTAGATTTACAACATTCAgctcatcattaattcatcaaacAAGGTTAGCTTCAATTAGTGTTATTTTTTCATAAAATAATTTAatcgaaaattttacatttaaTTGATTTGGTATTTTAGATCAATGCACATATATGGATTGTAGAGTAGTTTATGAggttaattttatgaagaaatttCAAATTGTTTGATAAATTAGGGTTTGTAATAACCGAAAAATTCAAAtcgtttttttagggtttcaattgggttaaattctttaaagatggtaacagtctcaaccaattgttcttcaacttcaTGTACAAATTCTTCATTTTGTTGTGCGATTAACATTTTAATTGCAGATTTTTAGATGCACTTACTAAGATACTATTGTGATTTTAATTGCAGATGTTTGTACTCAAGAACATGCCTCAATAACTGAAACCGTAAATGATGAAGATGATTCCCAAATGGTAGATGGTACGAATTCTTTCACTCTTTTTGCATTGATTCtgcattttatattaaaaagAGATGGCTGCAAATTTGGTTCATAAAATCGAAAAAGAGATCTTCTTTTTTGTTTGGTTGTGTGTAAGGATTGTTTTCACATCTAATTTTGGATGATCATGGTCGAGAGACAGAAACCCATAACCTCAGGGGAAATGCTTGGGTGATCTTTTCATGATTGTATACAAGTTGGGCAAGAGCCGTCTTCCCTAACCCACCCATCCCCACAATAGTAAGAAACGACACATCTCTCCGAATCTCGGAGTCCAACAATATTCCTAGAATGTTCTCAACATCCTCGGCCCTCCCAATAATTTCAGTATCCGGATATGAACAGGTCTCCTCCATCCACTTCTTCCTAATAGGCTTATGGTCAAGATTCAAGCCAAACTTGCTATGCTTACTCGTTATACCATCTAGCTTATGCATGATTTTTTTAACCCCTTGAGACATATTATATGCAACACCAATCTGATTATAATGGGAAAAGAAAAGTCGCACCTTCTTAGTAAACTTATCATCCTCCATGAGCTGTTTTTGCTTAGCAAGAGTGATAAACTTGTCAAGCAAATCATCAGCATCATATAGAGCATCCCCGAGCTCCTGGACATAGAGCCGTGTTTTGTGGGACAACTCATCATACTTGGCCTCCGCGTCAAGGAGCACTTTCTTAACGGTAGCAACAACACTGCTGAGTTCATCAAGATGGGACTTGTAGCCCCAGATGGACCAAGCCTCTTTAAGCTGATTACAACTCAGTGCAGCCAAGAGCGTCTGAATTACAGACAGAAGCGTACCATTAGTAGCCTCTTTAAGCTGATTACAACTCAGTGCGGCTCTTATGTCCGAAAGATTAATGACAATTAATACGTGAGCGTAAAATAATCCTCATGATAAATCTGAAAAAGAGATCTTCTTAAATGGCATGTGTATCCTACTGTTTTCCATTGCATTAGTATCCATTCGATTTCGTTTGGTATCCGATTTCAGTTCAGTATGATTGAATACCCCTGAATTCTGTGGCCGTTGGCTGTTATCTTCCCATTTTCTTTGCAACGATTTACATTCTCTGGATTAATGCTTGTTGGGCCTTGTTTGTTTACTTTGGTCTTGTTTAACCTGTGCTTTGTATTGGGCCGGTGTATGAAATATTTTGAGCTATTTTGAGCGGGAATGAGttatgggttatttagacgaaacgtacccacaatatatgtaaaatgaacctaagactatttcgaaacgtacctagtacgtaaaagggtttaagggGGGGGGGAGGGATAATTgaacaattttaattttttttttgtgttaattgaacaattgattatttgattgattgTTAAAGTTAGGTGTTTACTGTTTGTATGACAATGTTGGCAATTTTGTTGTTTCGTACACTTTCCCTCGTTACTTTTCCTAATACCCTTTCCCTTGTGACAATTTTAGCTGTTGAATTACATTAGTTCGAGCTAGGACAATCATCATTTTTCAAAATTATTAGCGAATAAGTGCTCATTTGGCCAATCGTTGTTTCTGCAGCTATAGTTGGTGATACTAATGACATGGATATTTCAACAAATCCAGAAGAAGATATATTATTGCTTACTAATTGTCCAGATCAATTATTAGTGATTGATGTGCCATTAGTGAATGATGTGCCAGGTAAATCATTTagttttatttattgcattttgtTAGTGTGAAGCAAGACGGCAGTTTATAAGTAATTGTTGTTAATTTGAGTCTTCCAGATAGCCCGGAAGTTGTTTCTACTAGTGAGATTCACGGAGTGCCTCATTGTTCAGAAGAGCTTAAACCATTTGTTGGAATGAAATTTGAGAATTTGGAGCAAGGGTTGGATTTCTACAAAGCATATGCCAAAGCTTGTGGCTTTAGTCCGAGATTGGATTCAAGTAAAATCATTCAAGGAGTTACTACACATAAGAGCTGTGTGTGTAACAAAGAATGTAATAGGCAGCATGGTGGGCAAAAAAGGAGGAGGGCAATAACAAGAGTTGGGTGTCCTGCCAAGATTAAGTTTAAGAGACTTCCTGCTGGTGAGTATGAGGTGTATGAATTTATCGAGGTGCACTCACATGCAATGGTAACTCCAGCCACAATGATTCACTTAAAGTCATTTAGGAAGCTCAACCTTGTGCATAAGAAAATGATAATGGATAACTCACGTGTTAACCAGGGGCCTGTGAAGACATTTCGAATGTTTAAAGAGTACGTTAGGGGATATAAAAACGTAGGGGCTTCCTTAGAATATTTTAAGAATTTTTCAAGGGATGTAAAGAAATACATCAAAGAATATGATGCGGAAATGCTGATAGAGGGCTTCATGCAAAAAAGAGCTAGGTGTCCctcattttactttgattttgatGTTGATGACAACAAAAGACTCACTAAGGTTTTCTGGGCTGATCCAGTTGCAATTAAGAACTACGCACTCtttggtgattctgtgtctttTGACACCACATTCGATTTTAATGAATACCGTATGGTGTTTTGTTCTTTTACGGGGGTTGACAACCATATAAAATGTGTCACTTTTGCGGCTGGTTTGATAATGCGGGAGAATGAAGAGTCTTTTACCTGGCCTTTTGACAATTTTATGAAGGCAATGGGTGGGTGTTATCCTACTACTCTGATTACTGACCAATGTCTGGGTATTAAAGCGGGGGTTAAAAATGTGTTTTCAGGCAACACAACACACAGATTctgtatgtggcatatcatgaaaaAATTGCCTGACAAAGTTGGTTCAACCATTTACAAAGACACAGACTTTCTAAAAGAAATAAGTTCTATTGTTTGGAATGAAGATATTGAGCCAACTGAATTTGAGTCGAGCTGGTGTTcaattatggaaaaacatgatttGTCTGGAAATGAGTGGCTGAAATCCATGTTTGAGGACCGCAAATTATGGATTCCTGCATATTTTCGGGACACTTATATGGGTGGGCTTCTAAGGACAACTTCAAGGTCAGAATCAGAGAATAGTTTCTTCGGCAACTTCACCAACCCCAACCTATCACTTGTTCAGTTTTGGATGCGCTTTCAGTCAGCAATGGATGCTCAACGCTGGAAGCATTCTAAATTAACTGCTGATTCTAAAAACTCCTCTCCTATATTATCAACTCCCCTTTCTATAGAAAAGAAATGTGCTGAATTTTACACACCACCGGTGTTTTATGATTTTCAAGAAGAGTTGAAAGGTGCATGCTACTCTTGTAATGAGGCCAACAAAAGCACGAAAGAAAGGGACGTGGAGCGTTTATTTGTTATGGATCGTGAGAGCAAGAAAGTCTATGAAGTCGATGTCGATGGGAAAACTTTAGTGTGTTCATGCAAGAGGTTTCAGAGATTTGGGATACTTTGTAGACATTGTGTATGGGTGTTGCATAATAAGGGGTTTGATGAAATACCTTCTGAATATCTATTGCCGAGGTGGAGCAATTATGCAACATTTCGTCCTATCTTTAATGTTGTAGGGACGTCCTTAGAAGCTGATTGTGCGTCAATTGACACAAGACAAAACACTATCAGTGAATTATGGTCAGGGGTGTTCACTGCAGTGTCACTTGTGGAGGATTAtgaggagaaggagaaagagTTACTCGAATTGCTTCAGAGTTTCAATGAGAAGTTGTTGATTTCAAGTAGTGGTGGGAAGTCAAAAAGCAAGAAAACTCAAATCGAGACGCTTCTTGGGTCTAAAATCCCTACTAAAGCTCATATTCTTCCTCCAAATCAAGCAAAAAATAAGGGATCTGGTAGAAGGATGACTtctgaaaaagaaaaggcaatgGAGGAGCACGCTAAGCCTCTTAGAAAATGTCGTGCTTGTGGAGAAATGGCACGCCATGATAGTAGAAATTGCCCGAGTCAACTTCCAAACAAGTAatctcataatcataatcatgtactttatttgcttgtttttttttaaatttacatATTAGTGGAAGAGGGCATATATACAAAGTATTAATGATATTTTACATGATTTGATGATGTAGGTATTGTCAATGAAACAGTTGTGGATTGGGATGCGCAGCAATTGTAGCTAGAAGGGTGTAACAGCCGACGACTACAATGGATATTGTATTTTGTTGATGTTAGCTGTTGGCGTATGTTTTGACCTCTATTAGTTATGTTTGAATTTGAATTAGTATTCTCATTTTCGGTGGATAAATTGTTCCATTGCCTACGATGCCAGCTTCTGAGTTAGTTTGTCTTGTTTAGGGACCTTGATATTATATTTTGTTACTGTCCAAATGTAGGAGGAAGCTTTAATTTGAATGGATATTGTATTTTGTAAATGTTAGCTGTTGGCGTGTGTTGTCACGTCTATTAGTTACGTTTCAATTTGAATCATTATTCTCATTTTCGGTGGATAAATTGTTCCATTGCCTAAGATGCCAGCTTTTGAGTTGTTAATTTAAAGTCGTTACTTAACGTAcctgggttatttagacgaaacgtacccacaatatatgtaaaacgaacccaagactatttcgaagcGTAACTAATATGTAAAAGGGTTTTGGAGATATTGCCTCTTTTTGGCTTTAGTTTAGAAGTATCTGCTTATGTTAGAAGTGTGTTTTGGAAGTTGAAATTGATGTATTCACCTGGACGACAAACTGCCGTTTGGAAGTGTGTTTTGGAAGTATCTGCTTAGGtaatttattttcttctttttaagTCGTATTAGTTGATGCCCAGTTTTTGTGACGGGATGTCATTTGGGGATTAATTTAGAACTACCGTTTTCCTCGACATTGTTTTCGATTGTTTAAGCGTCCTATTATAGGGTTTTGTCCGGACTGAATTATTGGTGAAATCGAAAGACCGTAACAGTGAATAGCGTACCAAACATCGTATAATTCTGATTTGTGCTTTTGAACAGTTAATATTAGTTAGTATAGTATTTCAATCTTTGCTTCGTTCATTTCATTTTTAGGTAATGATATTTTCACACTCCTACAACGCGGACCGCTAacgtgggtccgcctaatccaaccttaaaccctttcccttgttatcgggaatgggttatttagacgaaacgtacccacaatatatgtaaaacgaacccaagactatttcgaaacgtaccaagtacgtaaaagggtttaaacgggaggcgggtaccctaaaacgggacgggaaagggttatttagacgaaacgtacccacaatatatgtaaaacgaacccaagactatttcgaaacgtacctagtacgtaaaagggtttaaacgagaggcgggtaccctaaaacgggacgggaaagggtttagggttggattaggcggaacgctaacgcgggtccgcctaatccaaccctaaaccctttcccttgttatcgaaacgggaaccgtaattgaaccctaaaaggggaagggtgaacccctttccgaggggaccgggtatcctaaaacgggacgggaaagggttttgggttggattaggcggaccgctaacgcgggtccgcctaatccaaccctaaaccctttcccttgttatcgaaatggGAACCGTaactgaaccctaaaaggggaagggtgaacccctttccgaggggaccgggtatcctaaaacgggacgggaaagggtttagggttggattaggcggaccgctaacgcgggtccgcctaatccaaccctaaaccctttcccttgttatcgaaacgggaaccgtaactgaaacctaaaaggggaagggtgaacccctttccgaggggaccgggtatcctaaaccgggacgggaaagggtttagggttgtattaggcggaccgctaacgcgggtccgcctaatccaaccctaaaccctttcccttgttatcgggaatgggttatttagacgaaacgtacccacaatatatgtaaaacgaacccaagactatttcgaaacgtacctagtacgtaaaagggtttaaacgagaggcgggtaccctaaaacgggacgggaaagggtttagggttggattaggcggaccgctaacgcgggtccgcctaatccaaccctaaaccctttcccttgttattgaAATGGGAATCGTaactgaaccctaaaaggggaagggtgaacccctttccgaggggaccgggtatcctaaaacgggacgggaaagggtttagggttggattaggcgaactgctaacgcgggtccgcgcgggtccgcctaatccaaccctaaaccctttcccttgttatcgggaatgggttatttagacgaaacgtacccacaatatattaaaacgaacccaagaatatttcgaaacgtacctagtacgtaaaaagGTTTAAACGggaacgcgggtccgcctaatccaaccctaaaccctttcccttgttatcgaaatggGAACCGTaactgaaccctaaaaggggaagggtgaacccctttccgaggggaccgggtatcctaaaacgggacgggaaagggtttagggttggattaggcggaccgctaacgcgggtccgcctaatccaaccctaaaccctttcccttgttatcgggaatgggttatttagacgaaacgtacccacaatatatgtaaaacgaacccaagactatttcgaaacgtacctagtacgtaaaagggtttaaacgagaGGCGGGcaccctaaaacgggacgggaaagggtttagggttggattaggcggaccgctaacgcgggtccgcctaatccaaccctaaacccttacccttgttatcgggaatgggttatttagacgaaacgtacccacaatatatgtaaaatgaacccaagactatttcgaaacgtacctagtacgtaaaagggtttaaacgggaggcggatatcctaaaacgggacgggaaagggtttagggttggattaggcggaccgctaacgcgggtccgcctaatccaaccctaaaccctttcccttgttatcgggaatgggctatttagacgaaacgtacccacaatatatttaaaacgaacccaagactatttcgaaacgtacctagtacgtaaaagggtttaaacgagaggcgggtaccctaaaacgggacgggaaagggtttagggtgggattaggcggaccgctaacgcgggtccgccttatccaaccctaaaccctttcccttgttatcgaaatggGAACCGTAACTGAaacctaaaaggggaagggtgaacccctttccgaggggatcgggtatcctaaaacgggacgggaaagggtttagggttggattaggcggaccgctaacgcgggtccgcctaatccaaccctaaaccctttcccttgttatcgggaatgggttatttagacgaaacgtacccaccatatatgtaaaacgaacccaagactatttcgaaacgtacctagtacgtaaaagggtttaaacgggaggcgggtatcctaaaacgggacgggaaagggtttagggttggattaggcggaccgttaacgcgggtccgcctaatccaaccctaaaccctttcccttgttatcgggaatgggttatttagacgaaacgtacccacaatatatgtaaaacgaacccaagactatttcgaaacgtacctagtacgtaaaagggtttaaacgggaggcgggtatcctaaaacgggacgggaaagggtttagggttggattaggcggaccgctaacgcgggtccgcctaatccaaccctaaaccctttcccttgttatcggaaatgggttatttagacgaaacgtacccacaatatatgtaaatcgaacccaagactattttgaaacgtacctagtacgtaaaagggtttaaacgagaggcgggtaccctaaaacgggacgggaaagggtttagggttggattaggaggaccgctaacgcgggtccgcctaatccaaccctacacCCTTTCCTTGTTATCAAACGGAACCGTAAtcgaaccctaaaaggggaagggtgaacccctttccgaggggaccgggtatcctaaacgggacgggaaagggtttagggttggattaggcggaccgctaacgcgggtccgcctaatccaaccctaaaccctttcctttgttatcgaaacgggaaccgtgaATCGAACCCTAAAAGgcgaagggtgaacccctttccgaggggacgggtatcctaaaacgggacgggaaagggtttagggttggattaggcgaaccgctaacgcgggtccgcctaatccaaccctaaaccctttcccttgttatcgggaatgggttatttagacgaaacgtacccacaatatatgtaaaacgaacccaagactatttcgaaacgtacctagtacgtaaaagggtttaaacgagaCGCGGGt is a genomic window containing:
- the LOC141630498 gene encoding protein FAR1-RELATED SEQUENCE 5-like, which gives rise to MDISTNPEEDILLLTNCPDQLLVIDVPLVNDVPDSPEVVSTSEIHGVPHCSEELKPFVGMKFENLEQGLDFYKAYAKACGFSPRLDSSKIIQGVTTHKSCVCNKECNRQHGGQKRRRAITRVGCPAKIKFKRLPAGEYEVYEFIEVHSHAMVTPATMIHLKSFRKLNLVHKKMIMDNSRVNQGPVKTFRMFKEYVRGYKNVGASLEYFKNFSRDVKKYIKEYDAEMLIEGFMQKRARCPSFYFDFDVDDNKRLTKVFWADPVAIKNYALFGDSVSFDTTFDFNEYRMVFCSFTGVDNHIKCVTFAAGLIMRENEESFTWPFDNFMKAMGGCYPTTLITDQCLGIKAGVKNVFSGNTTHRFCMWHIMKKLPDKVGSTIYKDTDFLKEISSIVWNEDIEPTEFESSWCSIMEKHDLSGNEWLKSMFEDRKLWIPAYFRDTYMGGLLRTTSRSESENSFFGNFTNPNLSLVQFWMRFQSAMDAQRWKHSKLTADSKNSSPILSTPLSIEKKCAEFYTPPVFYDFQEELKGACYSCNEANKSTKERDVERLFVMDRESKKVYEVDVDGKTLVCSCKRFQRFGILCRHCVWVLHNKGFDEIPSEYLLPRWSNYATFRPIFNVVGTSLEADCASIDTRQNTISELWSGVFTAVSLVEDYEEKEKELLELLQSFNEKLLISSSGGKSKSKKTQIETLLGSKIPTKAHILPPNQAKNKGSGRRMTSEKEKAMEEHAKPLRKCRACGEMARHDSRNCPSQLPNK